The following proteins are co-located in the Salvelinus namaycush isolate Seneca chromosome 31, SaNama_1.0, whole genome shotgun sequence genome:
- the uap1l1 gene encoding UDP-N-acetylhexosamine pyrophosphorylase-like protein 1 isoform X2 has protein sequence MARFLQISQNRVAVLLLAGGQGTRLGVPYPKGMYNVGLPSSKTLYQIQAERICKIQELTNAKHGSKCTVPWYIMTSEFTLDPTKKFFQENKYFGLDPSDVVMFEQRMIPAVTFDGKVILQDKGKIAMAPDGNGGLYRALVDNKVLENMEKRGVEYLHVYCVDNILVKMADPIFIGFCVSKGADCGAKVVEKAYPAEPVGVVCKVKGVYQVVEYSELRPETAEQRDPGGELVYSAGNICNHFFTRPFLNEVAQKFQGQLKQHVALKKVPFVDREGNLVKPTKPNGIKMEKFVFDVFQFSRKFVAFEVLREEEFSPLKNADGAPLDTPTTARQSLLAQHYRWAVAAGASFLDAQGKSLPPRPRVTRDEDPPAVCEISPLVSFFGEGLEQLLGQKVLTTPFLLDENRAKELLQAQ, from the exons ATGGCAA GGTTTTTGCAAATTTCCCAGAACAGAGTGGCTGTGCTGCTGTTGGCTGGTGGCCAGGGGACCCGTCTTGGGGTTCCATACCCCAAAGGGATGTACAATGTGGGTCTCCCGAGCAGCAAAACTCTGTATCAAATTCAGGCAGAGCGCATCTGCAAAATACAGGAGCTGACGAATGCAAAGCATGGATCAAAGTGCACAGTACCATG GTACATCATGACCAGTGAGTTTACCCTGGATCCTACCAAGAAGTTCTTCCAGGAGAATAAGTACTTTGGTCTGGATCCCTCTGACGTGGTCATGTTTGAGCAAAGGATGATCCCTGCTGTGACCTTTGATGGAAAGGTCATCCTACAGGACAAAGGGAAGATAGCTATGGCCCCAG ATGGAAACGGTGGCCTGTACCGAGCTCTGGTGGATAACAAGGTACTTGAGAACATGGAAAAGAGGGGTGTGGAGTACCTCCACGTCTACTGTGTAGACAACATCCTGGTCAAAATGGCCGACCCCATCTTCATTGGTTTCTGCGTGAGCAAAGGAGCAGACTGCGGTGCCAAG GTAGTTGAGAAGGCGTACCCAGCGGAGCCAGTGGGCGTGGTGTGCAAGGTGAAGGGGGTGTACCAGGTGGTGGAGTACAGCGAGCTCCGCCCAGAGACGGCCGAGCAGCGAGACCCAGGAGGAGAGCTGGTGTACAGCGCAGGAAACATCTGCAACCACTTCTTCACACGGCCCTTCCTCAACGAAGTGGCACA GAAGTTTCAGGGCCAGCTGAAGCAGCACGTGGCACTTAAGAAAGTCCCTTTTGTGGACAGAGAAGGAAACCTGGTGAAACCCACCAAGCCCAATGGGATCAAAATGGAGAAGTTTGTTTTTGATGTCTTTCAGTTTTCAAG GAAATTTGTGGCATTTGAGGTTCTGAGAGAGGAAGAATTCTCGCCATTGAAAAATGCTGATGGGGCACCTCTGGACACTCCTACCACAGCCAGACAATCCTTACTGGCACAGCACTACCGCTGGGCGGTGGCTGCAGGAGCCAGCTTCCTGGATGCCCAAGGGAAATCCCTACCTCCTAGACCCAG GGTGACACGGGATGAAGACCCACCAGCTGTCTGTGAGATCTCCCCGCTGGTGTCTTTCTTCGGAGAG GGTTTGGAGCAGCTGCTGGGACAGAAGGTCCTGACGACTCCCTTCCTTCTGGATGAGAACAGGGCAAAAGAACTCCTCCAGGCCCAGTAG
- the dync2i2 gene encoding WD repeat-containing protein 34 produces the protein MFTDETLDALGVESLWRKSQQFAQESRGCQTRPVHTAEAEIQPLLNADNGTQTDPQDHLIYQLPLKGELRPESPGLRDFLHRVEDMVVKELGSNAKSHAFDGFDVIWEDQNETVSCIHCLQHPSAQEKGLQVTSISWSCTGSVIACAFGRVDDGDWSTEKSCVCTWNLDRRGLNPKRPDMVIDVARPVMSLSFHPSQPSLIAGGLYSGEVVVWDTNRTQDLILAQTGMSTDTHREPVYQVAWVPGPRRGEMVVLSAGSGGRVLLWTVDSDEGRLVLSAGFALIRQQVPHNSALSKNRGSSNVGVTSLALSPWDLDTFLVGSESGLVLKCSFSAQTLAAAPPDGESVTLRAPAQFSFSPRGGPVHSLHCSPFHRNLFVSVGTDGLAHLHSLLQPDPLLSLRVSDSYVFGVRWSPTRPLLFAAATGQGLVQIFDLGRKSLRPAATLDQLTGGQPVYCLEFNPRRKDLLAVGNADGSVNIWHLSTELTEQGPRETAKLEQLANEVAE, from the exons ATGTTCACTGATGAAACTTTGGATGCCTTGGGCGTTGAGTCGCTGTGGAGGAAATCGCAACAGTTTGCACAGGAATCG AGAGGTTGTCAAACCCGGCCCGTACACACAGCTGAGGCTGAAATACAGCCCCTGCTTAATGCAGATAATGGCACCCAGACGGATCCACAAGACCACCTCATATACCAACTCCCCCTTAAAGGTGAGCTCCGACCAGAGTCTCCCGGGCTGAGGGACTTCCTGCATCGAGTGGAGGACATGGTTGTCAAGGAGTTGGGCAGCAACGCCAAGAGTCATGCGTTTGATGGGTTCGACGTGATTTGGGAGGATCAGAACGAGACG GTTTCATGCATACATTGTCTCCAGCACCCCAGTGCCCAGGAGAAGGGTCTTCAAGTTACCAGCATATCCTGGAGTTGCACAGGTTCAGTAATCGCCTGCGCCTTCGGTCG TGTTGATGACGGAGACTGGAGCACAGAGAAGTCCTGTGTGTGCACTTGGAACCTGGACCGCAGAGGCCTGAACCCCAAGCGACCAGACATGGTCATAGATGTGGCCAGGCCAGTCATGTCTCTGTCCTTCCACCCCTCTCAACCCTCTCTCATAGCTG GGGGTCTTTACAGTGGAGAGGTAGTGGTCTGGGACACAAACAGGACACAGGACCTAATTTTGGCGCAAACAGGAATGTCGACCGACACTCACCGGGAGCCAGTCTACCAG GTAGCCTGGGTCCCTGGACCAAGGCGAGGGGAGATGGTGGTGCTGAGTGCTGGTTCTGGGGGCAGGGTGCTGCTGTGGACAGTGGACTCAGACGAGGGGAGGCTGGTGCTCAGTGCCGGCTTTGCCCTCATCAGACAGCAGGTGCCTCACAACAGTGCACTGAGCAAG AACAGAGGGAGCAGCAATGTGGGGGTCACCTCCCTGGCCCTGTCCCCCTGGGACTTGGACACATTCCTGGTGGGCTCCGAAAGCGGCCTGGTCCTTAAGTGCTCTTTCTCAGCCCAGACGCTGGCGGCGGCACCTCCCGATGGAGAGAGTGTGACTCTGCGTGCCCCAGCCCAGTTCTCCTTCAGCCCCCGAGGAGGCCCTGTCCACTCCTTGCACTGCTCCCCTTTCCACAG GAACCTGTTTGTCAGTGTGGGGACCGACGGCCTGGCCCATCTTCACTCTCTGCTGCAGCCCGATCCGCTGCTCTCGCTGCGGGTGTCCGACTCGTATGTGTTCGGGGTACGCTGGTCACCAACAAGGCCCCTCCTCTTTGCTGCAGCCACAGGACAAG GTCTGGTGCAGATATTTGATCTGGGCAGGAAGTCCCTGAGACCAGCAGCCACCCTAGACCAGCTGACGGGTGGCCAACCAGTCTACTGCCTGGAGTTCAACCCCAGACGGAAAGACCTCCTAGCGGTGGGCAACGCCGACGGCTCCGTCAACATCTGGCACCTAAGCACGGAGCTGACGGAACAGGGGCCCCGAGAGACTGCCAAGCTGGAGCAACTAGCTAATGAGGTGGCAGAGTGA
- the uap1l1 gene encoding UDP-N-acetylhexosamine pyrophosphorylase-like protein 1 isoform X1, translating to MLSFEEIKSSLDHAGQSHVLQFWSELSGDDKSTFLVELSQLDLNELREHCERAAESAKTDHSATAADQQIEPVSSEFIGSIRKSDHTALTVWENEGFLQISQNRVAVLLLAGGQGTRLGVPYPKGMYNVGLPSSKTLYQIQAERICKIQELTNAKHGSKCTVPWYIMTSEFTLDPTKKFFQENKYFGLDPSDVVMFEQRMIPAVTFDGKVILQDKGKIAMAPDGNGGLYRALVDNKVLENMEKRGVEYLHVYCVDNILVKMADPIFIGFCVSKGADCGAKVVEKAYPAEPVGVVCKVKGVYQVVEYSELRPETAEQRDPGGELVYSAGNICNHFFTRPFLNEVAQKFQGQLKQHVALKKVPFVDREGNLVKPTKPNGIKMEKFVFDVFQFSRKFVAFEVLREEEFSPLKNADGAPLDTPTTARQSLLAQHYRWAVAAGASFLDAQGKSLPPRPRVTRDEDPPAVCEISPLVSFFGEGLEQLLGQKVLTTPFLLDENRAKELLQAQ from the exons ATGCTTTCATTTGAGGAAATAAAATCTTCTTTAGATCATGCAGGACAGTCTCACGTCCTGCAATTTTGGTCTGAACTTTCTGGGGATGACAAAAGCACTTTTCTGGTTGAGTTGTCTCAGTTGGACTTAAATGAATTGCGCGAGCACTGTGAACGGGCGGCGGAGTCTGCTAAAACTGATCATTCCGCAACAGCCGCGGACCAGCAAATTGAGCCAGTATCTTCAGAATTCATCGGGAGCATTCGGAAGAGTGATCACACAGCCTTAACTGTCTGGGAAAATGAAG GGTTTTTGCAAATTTCCCAGAACAGAGTGGCTGTGCTGCTGTTGGCTGGTGGCCAGGGGACCCGTCTTGGGGTTCCATACCCCAAAGGGATGTACAATGTGGGTCTCCCGAGCAGCAAAACTCTGTATCAAATTCAGGCAGAGCGCATCTGCAAAATACAGGAGCTGACGAATGCAAAGCATGGATCAAAGTGCACAGTACCATG GTACATCATGACCAGTGAGTTTACCCTGGATCCTACCAAGAAGTTCTTCCAGGAGAATAAGTACTTTGGTCTGGATCCCTCTGACGTGGTCATGTTTGAGCAAAGGATGATCCCTGCTGTGACCTTTGATGGAAAGGTCATCCTACAGGACAAAGGGAAGATAGCTATGGCCCCAG ATGGAAACGGTGGCCTGTACCGAGCTCTGGTGGATAACAAGGTACTTGAGAACATGGAAAAGAGGGGTGTGGAGTACCTCCACGTCTACTGTGTAGACAACATCCTGGTCAAAATGGCCGACCCCATCTTCATTGGTTTCTGCGTGAGCAAAGGAGCAGACTGCGGTGCCAAG GTAGTTGAGAAGGCGTACCCAGCGGAGCCAGTGGGCGTGGTGTGCAAGGTGAAGGGGGTGTACCAGGTGGTGGAGTACAGCGAGCTCCGCCCAGAGACGGCCGAGCAGCGAGACCCAGGAGGAGAGCTGGTGTACAGCGCAGGAAACATCTGCAACCACTTCTTCACACGGCCCTTCCTCAACGAAGTGGCACA GAAGTTTCAGGGCCAGCTGAAGCAGCACGTGGCACTTAAGAAAGTCCCTTTTGTGGACAGAGAAGGAAACCTGGTGAAACCCACCAAGCCCAATGGGATCAAAATGGAGAAGTTTGTTTTTGATGTCTTTCAGTTTTCAAG GAAATTTGTGGCATTTGAGGTTCTGAGAGAGGAAGAATTCTCGCCATTGAAAAATGCTGATGGGGCACCTCTGGACACTCCTACCACAGCCAGACAATCCTTACTGGCACAGCACTACCGCTGGGCGGTGGCTGCAGGAGCCAGCTTCCTGGATGCCCAAGGGAAATCCCTACCTCCTAGACCCAG GGTGACACGGGATGAAGACCCACCAGCTGTCTGTGAGATCTCCCCGCTGGTGTCTTTCTTCGGAGAG GGTTTGGAGCAGCTGCTGGGACAGAAGGTCCTGACGACTCCCTTCCTTCTGGATGAGAACAGGGCAAAAGAACTCCTCCAGGCCCAGTAG
- the LOC120025808 gene encoding protein SET-like, with protein MAASSAKVVRKENSNHDGADETSEKEQQEAIEHIDEVQNEIDRLNEQASEEILKVEQKYNKLRQPFFQKRSDLIAKIPNFWVTTFVNHPQVSALLGEEDEEALHYLTRVEVTEFEDIKSGYRIDFYFDENPYFENKILSKEFHLNESGDPSSKSTEIKWKTGKDLTKRAGQTPNKAGKKRQHEEPESFFTWFTDHSDAGADELGEVVKDDIWPNPLQYYLVPDMDDEEGEGEDDEEEGLEDIDEEGDEEGEEDDDEEGEDGEDDGEDD; from the exons ATGGCAGCCTCGTCGGCGAAAGTCGTTAGGAAGGAAAACTCTAATCATGATGGAGCGGACGAGACCTCCG AAAAAGAGCAACAAGAAGCTATTGAACACATTGACGAAGTACAAAATGAAATTGACAG ATTGAATGAACAGGCCAGTGAGGAGATTTTAAAAGTAGAGCAGAAGTACAATAAGTTACGCCAGCCATTCTTCCAGAAGCGGTCAGACCTCATAGCTAAAATCCCCAACTTCTGGGTCACTACATTCGTCAACCACCCACAAG TTTCAGCCCTTCTTggtgaggaagatgaggaggcaCTTCATTACCTTACCAGAGTGGAGGTGACTGAGTTTGAGGACATCAAGTCGGGTTACAGAATAGATTTT TACTTCGATGAGAACCCGTACTTTGAGAACAAAATCCTCTCCAAAGAGTTTCACTTGAATGAAAGTGGGGACCCATCTTCGAAGTCAACTGAAATCAAATGGAAGACTGGAAAG GACTTGACGAAGCGTGCCGGCCAAACGCCGAACAAAGCTGGTAAGAAAAGGCAACACGAAGAACCAGAGAGCTTCTTCACCTGGTTCACAGATCACTCCGACGCAGGGGCAGACGAACTAGGAGAGGTCGTTAAGGATGACATCTGGCCAAACCCATTGCAGTATTACCTG GTCCCTGACATGGATGATGAGGAAGGGGAAGGTGAGGACGATGAGGAAGAGGGCTTGGAGGACATCGATGAGGAAGGagatgaggaaggagaggaagatgaCGACGAGGAAGGAGAAGATGGAGAG GATGACGGCGAGGATGATTAA